From Saccharothrix espanaensis DSM 44229, the proteins below share one genomic window:
- a CDS encoding exo-alpha-sialidase, with translation MRLLVTVLALLLAGSSVAAASGVAPSTSSIGVEHVLFKSGTGGYGCYRIPALVRTASGALLAFAEGRRSPSCADRGDIDLVVRRSTNDGRTWSPTRVVLRGFGDNPFAPYTRGNPAPVVDAQTGRVFLLSTSNPAVPGGERLPWVQHSDDDGLTWSTSRQIPASFAGSTRGWFATGPSHGVQLRNGNLVVGAHQGVDGHVYAGVLYSTDHGDTWHASTTPDSLVEGKLNPGEMSVAELPNGDVYVAGRNHIATGHHRTRAISKDGGASVSASTAIPTLTTPDVQGSVLALRSGTLLFAGPSDPQDRKLMRIRHSTDNGVTWTAGGLVNGSRAGYSDLAELTTGEIGLLYEGGEKFSADEIRFTRFTTQQAQVPGGTNPAGPATPAPGPTSPDVSPEANDAYVRGSVGGGLVGQADLPWTRSLDVGADDFTVSFSFKHNGSTADQALFWAYGQGGSVPQVWLRVAKSGQVVAWVQGSGGGATTSVPGAFADGAWHQLTLTRQAGQVTLAVDAASTSATGVAGVVGQVGGRTGIRLGARLDGADPFTGTLKDFTLTRAGRVVADLPLVTVDGAATATRTTVAITDDLTGHCADGTLLGGHRVPVAGKFGSALDVDSTHPGAEVPYLAALDPGGRDFTYSLWFQHKGGADQALLWAYGATAGKPSVWVRAQPGSDRLYGWVQTDVGQVAVQVKDGTDAAAFGDGKWHQLVLRRVGDRVELSVDGGAPAVATGLTGSVGGPLGVRVGSKPDGSDVLDGVLDDVKLDIAGVPVLRWGFDGQNTQAHDVVRVPAGPGTPDGSQRCNHAAVRGGAATTAGAVGRGLAFDGVDDSVVVPYEPVDGADFAVSTSFKYSGGGDQVLVWAYGVGATERALWLRAQPSKDRLLAWVQTDAGAFGVAAEDPSAVAAFGDGKWHRAELRRTGDRLELSVDGVVSGRAEIRGSLNYSDGFAVDGFQLGARPDGADRFKGALDEFRVERGGATLVHLPFEVVSGREYVRG, from the coding sequence GTGAGACTCCTCGTCACCGTCCTGGCCCTCCTGCTCGCCGGCTCCTCCGTGGCCGCCGCGAGCGGGGTGGCGCCCTCCACGTCCAGCATCGGTGTGGAGCACGTGCTGTTCAAATCCGGGACCGGCGGTTACGGCTGCTACCGGATCCCCGCGCTGGTCCGCACCGCGAGCGGCGCGCTGCTGGCGTTCGCCGAGGGCCGGCGGTCGCCGTCGTGCGCCGACCGCGGCGACATCGACCTGGTCGTGCGCCGATCCACCAACGACGGCCGCACCTGGAGCCCGACGCGCGTCGTGCTGCGCGGCTTCGGCGACAACCCGTTCGCCCCGTACACGCGCGGCAACCCGGCCCCCGTGGTCGACGCGCAGACCGGCCGGGTGTTCCTGCTGTCGACCTCGAACCCGGCCGTGCCGGGCGGCGAGCGGCTCCCGTGGGTGCAGCACAGCGACGACGACGGCCTGACCTGGTCGACGTCCCGGCAGATCCCGGCGTCGTTCGCCGGTTCCACCCGGGGCTGGTTCGCCACCGGACCGTCGCACGGCGTGCAGCTGCGCAACGGCAACCTCGTCGTCGGCGCGCACCAGGGCGTCGACGGGCACGTCTACGCCGGCGTCCTCTACAGCACCGACCACGGCGACACCTGGCACGCGAGCACCACCCCGGACTCGCTGGTCGAGGGCAAGCTCAACCCCGGCGAGATGTCGGTGGCCGAACTGCCCAACGGCGACGTCTACGTGGCCGGCCGCAACCACATCGCCACCGGCCACCACCGGACCCGCGCGATCAGCAAGGACGGCGGCGCGTCGGTCTCCGCGTCGACCGCCATCCCCACGCTGACCACGCCGGACGTGCAGGGCAGCGTTCTGGCGCTGCGCAGCGGAACCCTGCTGTTCGCTGGCCCGTCCGACCCGCAGGACCGCAAGCTGATGCGAATCCGGCACTCGACCGACAACGGCGTCACGTGGACCGCCGGCGGGCTGGTCAACGGCAGCCGCGCGGGCTACTCGGACCTCGCGGAACTCACCACGGGCGAGATCGGCCTGCTGTACGAGGGCGGCGAGAAGTTCTCCGCCGACGAGATCCGCTTCACCCGCTTCACCACCCAGCAGGCACAGGTCCCCGGCGGCACCAACCCCGCCGGCCCGGCGACCCCGGCACCCGGCCCGACCTCGCCGGACGTCTCACCGGAGGCCAACGACGCCTACGTGCGCGGCTCGGTGGGCGGTGGTCTGGTCGGGCAGGCGGACCTGCCGTGGACGCGATCGCTGGACGTCGGCGCGGACGACTTCACGGTCAGCTTCTCGTTCAAGCACAACGGTTCCACCGCCGACCAGGCGCTGTTCTGGGCCTACGGCCAAGGCGGCTCGGTGCCGCAGGTCTGGCTGCGGGTGGCCAAGTCGGGCCAGGTAGTGGCCTGGGTGCAGGGCAGCGGCGGCGGCGCGACCACGTCGGTGCCGGGCGCGTTCGCCGACGGCGCGTGGCACCAGCTCACCCTGACCCGGCAGGCCGGGCAGGTGACCCTGGCGGTGGACGCGGCCTCGACCTCGGCGACCGGCGTCGCCGGAGTGGTCGGCCAGGTCGGCGGCCGCACCGGGATCCGGCTGGGCGCGCGCCTGGACGGGGCGGACCCGTTCACCGGGACGCTGAAGGACTTCACGCTGACCAGGGCCGGCCGGGTGGTCGCCGACCTGCCGCTGGTCACGGTCGACGGCGCGGCGACGGCCACCCGGACGACGGTGGCGATCACCGACGACCTGACCGGGCACTGCGCGGACGGCACCCTGCTGGGCGGCCACCGGGTACCGGTCGCCGGGAAGTTCGGCTCGGCGTTGGACGTCGACAGCACGCACCCCGGCGCCGAGGTGCCGTACCTGGCCGCGCTGGACCCCGGGGGGCGGGACTTCACGTACTCGCTGTGGTTCCAGCACAAGGGCGGCGCGGACCAGGCGCTGCTGTGGGCGTACGGCGCGACGGCCGGCAAGCCGTCGGTGTGGGTCCGCGCGCAGCCCGGCTCGGACCGGCTGTACGGCTGGGTGCAGACCGACGTGGGCCAGGTCGCCGTGCAGGTGAAGGACGGCACGGACGCGGCGGCGTTCGGCGACGGCAAGTGGCACCAGCTGGTGCTACGCCGCGTCGGCGATCGGGTGGAGCTGTCGGTGGACGGCGGAGCGCCGGCCGTGGCGACGGGGTTGACGGGGTCGGTCGGCGGGCCGTTGGGCGTGCGGGTCGGGTCGAAGCCGGACGGGTCGGACGTGCTGGACGGGGTGCTGGACGACGTGAAGCTGGACATCGCGGGTGTTCCGGTGCTGCGGTGGGGCTTCGACGGCCAGAACACCCAGGCGCACGACGTCGTGCGGGTGCCCGCCGGCCCCGGGACGCCGGACGGTTCACAGCGGTGCAACCACGCGGCGGTGCGCGGTGGCGCGGCGACCACGGCGGGTGCGGTCGGACGCGGGTTGGCGTTCGACGGGGTGGACGATTCGGTGGTCGTGCCGTACGAGCCGGTGGACGGCGCGGATTTCGCGGTGTCGACGTCGTTCAAGTACAGCGGCGGTGGGGACCAGGTGTTGGTGTGGGCGTACGGGGTCGGCGCGACGGAACGGGCGTTGTGGTTGCGCGCGCAGCCGTCGAAGGACCGGTTGTTGGCGTGGGTGCAGACCGACGCCGGCGCTTTTGGCGTGGCGGCGGAGGACCCGTCGGCGGTGGCCGCGTTCGGTGACGGCAAGTGGCACCGGGCCGAATTGCGCCGGACCGGGGACCGGCTGGAATTGTCGGTGGACGGAGTGGTGTCGGGACGTGCGGAGATCCGGGGCTCGCTGAATTACAGCGACGGATTCGCCGTGGACGGTTTCCAGCTGGGCGCGCGCCCGGACGGCGCGGACCGGTTCAAGGGCGCACTGGACGAGTTCCGGGTCGAACGGGGTGGAGCGACGCTGGTGCACCTGCCGTTCGAGGTGGTGTCGGGGAGGGAGTACGTCAGAGGCTGA
- a CDS encoding zinc-binding dehydrogenase — MHAVLLRGFGSPAELRYEETADPVPGPGQARIAVRAAGVHLVDAAIRAGRADWLPLPELPAVPGSEVAGVVDAVGAGVPDSWLGQRVVAQLGLAHGGYAELAVREVGALHVVPEGLGFAEAVAMICTGGTAVGVLAAAALGPDDVVVVTAAAGAVGHLLVQGASRAGAHVVGLAGCGEKRRTVLRCGAAVAVDYRQQGWVERVCAELGGREVTAVLDGVGGGLGRGAVDLLAPGGRVVMFGSSSGAPTEVTTADLFDRALSATVGVGPHVVKRAGGLRALESRALADAAAGRFTPVVRSYGLACAARAHEELESRHTVGKVVLVPAG; from the coding sequence GTGCACGCCGTCCTGCTGCGCGGGTTCGGGTCGCCGGCCGAGCTGCGCTACGAGGAGACCGCCGACCCGGTGCCCGGCCCCGGCCAGGCGCGGATCGCGGTGCGGGCCGCCGGGGTGCACCTGGTGGACGCGGCGATCCGGGCGGGCCGCGCGGACTGGCTGCCGCTGCCGGAGCTGCCGGCCGTGCCGGGCAGCGAGGTGGCCGGGGTGGTCGACGCGGTCGGTGCCGGGGTGCCGGACTCGTGGCTCGGGCAACGCGTGGTGGCCCAGCTCGGCCTCGCCCACGGGGGGTACGCCGAGCTGGCCGTGCGGGAGGTCGGCGCGCTGCACGTGGTCCCGGAGGGGCTGGGGTTCGCCGAGGCGGTCGCGATGATCTGCACCGGCGGCACGGCGGTGGGCGTGCTGGCGGCGGCGGCGCTCGGCCCCGACGACGTGGTGGTGGTCACCGCCGCCGCCGGGGCGGTCGGGCACCTGCTGGTGCAGGGCGCGTCCCGGGCGGGCGCGCACGTGGTCGGGCTCGCCGGCTGCGGGGAGAAGCGCCGCACGGTGCTGCGCTGCGGCGCGGCGGTCGCCGTGGACTACCGGCAGCAGGGGTGGGTCGAACGGGTGTGCGCGGAGCTGGGCGGACGTGAGGTGACGGCGGTGCTGGACGGGGTCGGCGGCGGGCTCGGGCGGGGCGCGGTGGACCTGCTCGCACCCGGCGGGCGGGTGGTGATGTTCGGCTCGTCGTCGGGCGCGCCGACCGAGGTGACCACGGCCGACCTGTTCGACCGGGCGCTGAGCGCGACGGTCGGGGTCGGACCGCACGTGGTCAAGCGCGCGGGCGGGTTGCGGGCGCTGGAGTCGCGGGCGCTGGCGGACGCGGCGGCGGGCCGGTTCACACCCGTGGTGCGGTCCTACGGGCTGGCCTGCGCGGCGCGGGCGCACGAGGAGCTGGAGAGCCGGCACACCGTCGGCAAAGTCGTCCTGGTCCCGGCCGGCTAG
- a CDS encoding NADPH-dependent FMN reductase, which produces MSERVDNVIKLAVIVGSTRKGRFAPVVANWFAEQAGQREDLAVDVLDLADVGLPDVLNGFGEEPADEVKVVSPRLAGADAFVVVTPEYNHSFPAPLKNAIDWHYTEWQAKPVGFVSYGGVGGGLRAVEQLRQVFAELHAVTVRDTVSFHGAWSRFDDDGEPLDPEGVNGAAKTMIDQLVWWGAALREARDKRPYGA; this is translated from the coding sequence ATGAGCGAACGAGTGGACAACGTGATCAAGCTGGCCGTCATCGTCGGGAGCACCCGCAAGGGCCGGTTCGCGCCGGTCGTGGCGAACTGGTTCGCCGAGCAGGCCGGGCAGCGCGAGGACCTGGCGGTGGACGTGCTCGACCTGGCCGACGTCGGCCTGCCCGACGTGCTCAACGGGTTCGGCGAGGAGCCCGCCGACGAGGTGAAGGTGGTCTCGCCCCGGCTGGCCGGCGCGGACGCGTTCGTCGTCGTCACCCCCGAGTACAACCACAGCTTCCCCGCGCCGCTGAAGAACGCGATCGACTGGCACTACACCGAGTGGCAGGCCAAACCGGTCGGGTTCGTGTCCTACGGCGGGGTCGGCGGCGGGCTGCGGGCCGTCGAGCAGCTCCGGCAGGTCTTCGCCGAGCTGCACGCGGTGACCGTGCGGGACACGGTCAGCTTCCACGGCGCGTGGTCGCGGTTCGACGACGACGGCGAGCCGCTGGACCCGGAGGGCGTGAACGGGGCCGCGAAGACCATGATCGACCAGCTGGTCTGGTGGGGCGCGGCGCTGCGCGAGGCCCGCGACAAGCGGCCGTACGGGGCCTGA
- a CDS encoding MFS transporter: MTQDTQVKTRWAPVVALAMAMLAVTTEMTVAAVALPSMGAELDVGPSAAAWVLLAYTLPMAAIAIPAGRWVDRVDVRSAFLLALTGVGLASVLTAVAPSFWVLVLGRVLQGVAGSLVLAGYMPIVVAAVAPEQRGRAVGYVMTIMTVGGLAGAPLGGLVAGAFGWRAVFLLKMPLLVAVVLLVLRTVRGDGRGLPLPDRGLLLEAVLLGGAITAVLLAFEDRPWVALVAVALAVLWGRLPASRPVLTLVRQARFARPLVTLLLFAALGGLMFFLVPYFVSDVLGGSPEDVGLALLVFVGGVAALASIGGNLADRHGPWLVGVVGAVVTVAGMATLLLPVDDMWGLVWRLAVIGVGQGLFNAAINTLLMSVAPAGMEGAVGGISGTARMLGTTVGPAVAALVAGLAGNGSTGFRVGVAVLGALAVVGTAVLATGRPRRPVSR, from the coding sequence ATGACACAGGACACGCAGGTCAAGACGCGATGGGCACCGGTTGTAGCGCTCGCGATGGCGATGCTGGCGGTCACCACGGAGATGACCGTCGCCGCCGTCGCCCTCCCGAGCATGGGCGCGGAGCTGGACGTCGGCCCGTCCGCCGCGGCCTGGGTGCTGCTGGCCTACACGCTGCCGATGGCGGCCATCGCGATCCCGGCCGGCCGGTGGGTGGACCGCGTCGACGTGCGGTCGGCGTTCCTGCTCGCGTTGACCGGGGTCGGGCTGGCGAGCGTGCTGACGGCCGTCGCGCCCTCGTTCTGGGTGCTGGTGCTGGGCCGGGTGCTGCAGGGCGTGGCCGGGTCGCTGGTGCTCGCCGGGTACATGCCGATCGTGGTGGCGGCGGTCGCGCCGGAGCAGCGCGGGCGGGCCGTCGGGTACGTGATGACGATCATGACCGTCGGCGGGCTGGCCGGTGCGCCGCTGGGCGGGCTGGTCGCGGGGGCGTTCGGGTGGCGCGCGGTGTTCCTGCTGAAGATGCCGCTGCTGGTCGCGGTGGTGTTGCTGGTGCTGCGGACGGTGCGCGGCGACGGGCGCGGGCTGCCGCTGCCGGATCGCGGTCTGCTGCTGGAGGCGGTGCTGCTGGGCGGCGCGATCACGGCCGTGCTGCTGGCGTTCGAGGACCGGCCGTGGGTGGCGCTGGTGGCCGTGGCGCTGGCCGTGCTGTGGGGCCGGCTGCCCGCGTCCCGACCGGTGCTGACGCTGGTCCGGCAAGCCCGCTTCGCCCGGCCGCTGGTGACGCTGCTGCTGTTCGCGGCCCTGGGCGGGCTGATGTTCTTCCTGGTGCCGTACTTCGTGTCCGACGTGCTGGGCGGCAGCCCGGAGGACGTCGGCCTGGCGCTGCTGGTGTTCGTGGGCGGGGTCGCCGCACTGGCCTCCATCGGCGGCAACCTGGCCGACCGCCACGGCCCGTGGCTGGTCGGGGTGGTCGGCGCGGTGGTCACCGTGGCCGGGATGGCGACCCTGCTGCTGCCGGTCGACGACATGTGGGGCCTGGTCTGGCGGCTGGCCGTGATCGGCGTCGGGCAGGGCCTGTTCAACGCGGCGATCAACACCCTGCTGATGTCGGTCGCCCCGGCGGGCATGGAAGGCGCGGTGGGCGGCATCAGCGGCACCGCCCGGATGCTCGGCACGACCGTCGGCCCGGCGGTCGCGGCCCTGGTGGCGGGCCTGGCGGGCAACGGGTCGACCGGGTTCCGGGTCGGCGTCGCCGTCCTGGGCGCCCTGGCGGTCGTCGGCACGGCCGTGCTCGCGACGGGACGGCCCCGCCGCCCGGTCTCGCGGTGA
- a CDS encoding glycosyltransferase, with protein MRYLFTCVGGPGHLNPLLPISRAVADAGHSVLWAASDSLGGLVERAGYAFHRLGPPADRSPRERKPLIPPSPELCEWEVRENFARKATRARLPLVRPLVADRRPDVVVCDEFDFAAMIAAEERGIPWAIVLVTAAGGLIRPDVVGEPLAEIRRECGLPADPELTAPGRHLVLSPFPPGFRAPDTWRHDTEHAVRPPLPAVARPAEPLVYFTLGTEFGLESGDLFERVLAGLREVPADVLVTVGREIDPAVFGPQPAHIRVERYVPQDEVLARCTAVVSHGGSGTVMGALTHGLPHLVIPLGADQLTNAERCVALGAGLALDAVTATPEQVGKAVSRLLAEPAHRLAAERLRAELAALPGPGHAADLLVRLGRPADGAAVRISPSDTSEAKGADVSGT; from the coding sequence GTGCGCTACCTGTTCACCTGCGTCGGCGGGCCCGGCCACCTCAACCCGCTGCTGCCGATCTCGCGCGCGGTCGCCGACGCCGGCCACAGCGTCCTGTGGGCCGCGTCGGACTCGTTGGGCGGCCTGGTCGAGCGGGCCGGCTACGCCTTCCACCGGCTGGGGCCGCCGGCCGACCGGTCCCCGCGCGAGCGCAAGCCGCTGATACCGCCGTCACCGGAGCTGTGCGAGTGGGAGGTGCGCGAGAACTTCGCCCGGAAGGCGACCCGCGCGCGGCTCCCGCTCGTGCGGCCGCTGGTGGCGGACCGGCGGCCGGACGTGGTGGTGTGCGACGAGTTCGACTTCGCGGCCATGATCGCCGCCGAGGAGCGCGGGATCCCGTGGGCGATCGTCCTGGTGACCGCCGCCGGCGGCCTGATCCGCCCGGACGTGGTCGGCGAACCGCTGGCCGAGATCCGACGGGAGTGCGGCCTGCCGGCCGACCCGGAGCTGACCGCGCCGGGCCGCCACCTGGTGCTGTCCCCGTTCCCGCCCGGCTTCCGCGCGCCGGACACGTGGCGGCACGACACCGAGCACGCCGTCCGCCCGCCGCTGCCCGCCGTCGCCCGGCCGGCGGAGCCGCTCGTCTACTTCACGCTGGGCACCGAGTTCGGCCTGGAGTCCGGCGACCTGTTCGAACGGGTGCTCGCCGGACTGCGCGAGGTGCCGGCCGACGTCCTGGTGACCGTGGGCCGCGAGATCGACCCGGCCGTGTTCGGGCCGCAGCCCGCGCACATCCGGGTGGAGCGGTACGTGCCGCAGGACGAGGTGCTGGCCCGCTGCACCGCGGTCGTCTCGCACGGCGGCTCGGGCACCGTGATGGGCGCGCTGACCCACGGCCTCCCCCACCTGGTCATCCCGCTCGGCGCGGACCAGCTCACGAACGCCGAGCGGTGCGTGGCGCTGGGCGCGGGCCTCGCCCTCGACGCCGTCACCGCGACTCCCGAACAGGTCGGGAAAGCGGTGTCGCGCCTGCTCGCGGAGCCCGCCCACCGGCTCGCCGCCGAACGCCTGCGCGCCGAACTCGCCGCACTCCCGGGCCCTGGTCACGCCGCCGACCTGCTCGTCCGGCTCGGTCGACCGGCCGACGGTGCGGCCGTGAGAATTTCCCCGTCCGACACCTCCGAGGCAAAAGGCGCAGACGTTTCCGGCACATAG
- a CDS encoding AfsR/SARP family transcriptional regulator translates to MEFGLLGPVEAREGGRPVDVGHARQRAVLAALLLEDGRPVSVDRLVDRVWGERPPLRARDTLYGYVSKLRARIPIERRPAGYVLATQATDLHEFRELVRQARSAPAAQAAPRYDRALGLWRGEALAGLDSPWFAATRDALRAERKAVELDRNDVVLDLGGHVALLPELLARGQDDPVDERLAAQVITALHRAGRTSEALQHYEHLRRSLAEELGADPGPALRDLHRELLGPEPAVPRQLPAPQRWFTGREREIRELTDTGSTVVITAIGGAGGIGKTALALHWAHLHVEDFPDGQLYVNLRGFDPAGEPVAPGAALRGFLGALGVQDPPQDLDAQAALYRSLVADKRLLVVLDNARDSAQVAPLLPGGPRCTALITSRRQLLGVITEHGAKSVSLAVLDEPAARALLTSRLGDRVAAEPDVVRALLELCGGLPLALSIVAARAVTRPDLPLAVLAEELAENRLDALDDLSSSLRTVFACSLRVLSADAVGLFGLLGLTVAAELSLRSVAALAGLPVARTRALARELESAHLVQQHVPGRYRLHDLVRLYAAEVAPADDVPLRRFVGYFAATAYAGDRLIEPHRPPVDPPAGEPVALPDVPAAMAWFDGEYESLLAAQRQAVGRRWHDLVWVLAWALTNYHLRRGHAAEDLAVWREALPAAEALADVPKQVAAHKFVGMALVDVGVYPEGLAHLGRALDLVDDDYDRAGAHRAMAWGLERQGDLAGALAHADAQLTLFRTLGIPVRVAEALNDVGYRAAKLGDHARAEACCGEALALNRELGHRDGEAATSDSLGFIAFRHGRADDAVRHYRYALDLYRELDNSYEEASVLRHLGDVHADLGQPDDARACRRAALTLFEAQGRVEDAAEIAHLIG, encoded by the coding sequence GTGGAGTTCGGGCTGCTCGGGCCGGTCGAGGCGCGCGAGGGCGGCCGGCCGGTCGACGTCGGGCACGCCCGGCAGCGGGCGGTGCTCGCGGCGCTGCTGCTGGAGGACGGCCGGCCGGTGTCGGTGGACCGGCTGGTCGACCGGGTCTGGGGCGAGCGGCCGCCGCTGCGCGCGCGGGACACCCTCTACGGGTACGTCTCCAAGCTGCGCGCCCGGATCCCGATCGAACGCCGGCCCGCCGGGTACGTGCTGGCGACCCAAGCCACCGACCTGCACGAGTTCCGCGAGCTGGTCCGGCAGGCCCGGTCCGCGCCCGCCGCGCAGGCCGCGCCGCGCTACGACCGGGCGCTGGGGTTGTGGCGCGGCGAGGCGCTGGCGGGGCTGGACTCACCCTGGTTCGCGGCCACCCGGGACGCGCTGCGGGCCGAGCGCAAAGCCGTCGAACTGGACCGCAACGACGTGGTGCTCGACCTCGGCGGGCACGTCGCCCTGCTGCCGGAGCTGCTGGCGCGCGGCCAGGACGACCCGGTCGACGAACGGCTCGCCGCGCAGGTGATCACCGCGCTGCACCGGGCCGGGCGCACGTCCGAGGCGCTCCAGCACTACGAGCACCTGCGCCGGTCGCTGGCCGAGGAGCTCGGCGCGGACCCCGGCCCGGCGCTGCGGGACCTGCACCGGGAGCTGCTCGGGCCGGAACCGGCCGTGCCGCGCCAACTGCCCGCGCCGCAACGCTGGTTCACCGGGCGGGAGCGCGAGATCCGGGAGCTCACCGACACCGGGTCGACGGTGGTGATCACCGCCATCGGCGGCGCGGGCGGGATCGGCAAGACCGCGCTGGCCCTGCACTGGGCGCACCTGCACGTCGAGGACTTCCCGGACGGGCAGCTCTACGTGAACCTGCGCGGGTTCGACCCGGCCGGCGAACCGGTCGCGCCCGGCGCGGCGCTGCGCGGGTTCCTCGGCGCGCTGGGGGTGCAGGACCCGCCGCAGGACCTCGACGCGCAGGCCGCGCTGTACCGGAGCCTGGTGGCGGACAAGCGGTTGCTCGTCGTGCTGGACAACGCCCGGGACAGCGCGCAGGTCGCGCCGCTGCTGCCGGGCGGGCCGCGCTGCACGGCGTTGATCACCAGCCGCCGGCAGCTGCTGGGCGTGATCACCGAGCACGGCGCGAAGTCCGTGTCGTTGGCCGTGCTGGACGAGCCGGCGGCGCGGGCGCTGCTCACCTCGCGGCTCGGTGACCGGGTGGCGGCCGAACCGGACGTGGTGCGGGCGCTGCTGGAGCTGTGCGGCGGGCTGCCGCTGGCGTTGAGCATCGTGGCGGCCCGCGCGGTGACCCGGCCTGACCTGCCGCTGGCGGTGCTGGCCGAAGAACTCGCGGAGAACCGGCTGGACGCGTTGGACGACCTGAGTTCCAGCCTCCGCACGGTGTTCGCGTGCTCGTTACGGGTGCTGTCCGCCGACGCGGTCGGGCTGTTCGGGCTGCTGGGCCTGACGGTGGCGGCGGAGCTGAGCCTGCGCTCGGTCGCCGCGCTGGCCGGGCTGCCGGTCGCGCGGACCCGGGCGTTGGCACGGGAGCTGGAGTCCGCGCACCTCGTGCAGCAGCACGTGCCCGGCCGGTACCGGCTGCACGACCTGGTGCGCCTGTACGCGGCGGAGGTCGCGCCGGCCGACGACGTGCCGCTGCGGCGGTTCGTCGGGTACTTCGCGGCCACCGCGTACGCCGGTGACCGGCTGATCGAACCGCACCGGCCGCCCGTGGACCCGCCGGCGGGCGAACCGGTCGCGCTGCCGGACGTCCCGGCGGCGATGGCGTGGTTCGACGGCGAGTACGAGTCGTTGCTGGCGGCGCAGCGGCAGGCCGTCGGGCGGCGGTGGCACGACCTGGTGTGGGTGCTGGCGTGGGCGTTGACGAACTACCACCTGCGGCGCGGGCACGCGGCCGAGGACCTGGCGGTGTGGCGGGAGGCGCTGCCGGCCGCCGAGGCGCTGGCGGACGTGCCCAAGCAGGTCGCGGCGCACAAGTTCGTCGGGATGGCGCTGGTCGACGTCGGGGTGTACCCGGAAGGGCTGGCGCACCTGGGGCGGGCGCTGGACCTCGTAGACGACGACTACGACCGGGCCGGCGCGCACCGGGCGATGGCGTGGGGGCTGGAGCGGCAGGGCGACCTCGCCGGGGCGCTGGCGCACGCGGACGCGCAACTAACCCTGTTCCGCACCTTGGGGATCCCGGTCCGGGTCGCGGAGGCGCTCAACGACGTCGGGTACCGGGCGGCGAAGCTCGGCGACCACGCGCGCGCCGAGGCGTGCTGCGGGGAGGCGTTGGCGCTCAACCGGGAGCTGGGGCACCGCGACGGCGAGGCGGCCACGTCGGACAGCCTCGGCTTCATCGCGTTCCGGCACGGGCGCGCGGACGACGCGGTGCGGCACTACCGGTACGCGCTGGACCTGTACCGGGAGCTGGACAACTCCTACGAGGAGGCGAGCGTGCTGCGCCACCTCGGCGACGTCCACGCCGACCTCGGTCAGCCGGACGACGCCCGCGCGTGCCGGCGGGCGGCGTTGACGTTGTTCGAGGCGCAGGGACGGGTGGAGGACGCGGCCGAGATCGCCCACCTCATCGGCTGA
- a CDS encoding RICIN domain-containing protein, translating into MRFGRIAGVFVAVVLGLVAMAPAASAVPDGTVLDQWRWQSWATGGYLDHNPADGVHTRAENRGPHQWWEVTRYSDGTLRFMNVATKMCLDNSEHGVRGFGCNDGPWQRWRTGSWGTTYELVSMWNNHCLDNSHEGVRTMGCNGLAYQRWR; encoded by the coding sequence ATGAGGTTCGGACGTATCGCGGGGGTGTTCGTCGCCGTGGTGCTCGGCCTGGTGGCGATGGCCCCGGCCGCGTCGGCGGTCCCGGACGGCACGGTGCTGGACCAGTGGCGCTGGCAGAGCTGGGCGACCGGCGGGTACCTGGACCACAACCCGGCCGACGGGGTGCACACCCGCGCCGAGAACCGCGGTCCCCACCAGTGGTGGGAGGTGACCAGGTACAGCGACGGGACGCTGCGGTTCATGAACGTCGCGACGAAGATGTGCCTGGACAACAGCGAGCACGGCGTGCGCGGCTTCGGGTGCAACGACGGCCCGTGGCAGCGCTGGCGAACGGGGTCGTGGGGCACCACGTACGAACTCGTGAGCATGTGGAACAACCACTGCTTGGACAACAGCCACGAAGGTGTTCGCACGATGGGCTGCAACGGCCTGGCGTACCAGCGCTGGAGGTAG